The Ananas comosus cultivar F153 linkage group 2, ASM154086v1, whole genome shotgun sequence genome contains a region encoding:
- the LOC109725348 gene encoding pentatricopeptide repeat-containing protein At2g36730, which yields MARPMSASATHGTHHCYHSLLSSCSSHSHLLQLHAHLLTSGVLRRRTFLAAELLRVLALSHAHAHAHAHAQTLLLHSPLLLPSRSAWNLLIRARAQADSPSRALGLFLLMRRRGLRPNELNLPFVLKSCAQLRDLRSGAQAHADAVKNGVDFVVYVQNTLMLLYGSCARLGDARKVFDDMPLRTVVSWNTMLSACVDNSTPEECIRLFFRMVDSGFELDQPTFLVLLSACAELGCLTFGKWIHGQILQIEREFTLQLGTALVNMYAKCGAITYARRLFEKMSVRNVWTWSAMILGFAQHGAPEEALTLFSQMKNTSVEPNYVTFLGVICACSHAGLADEAYRLFHEMEHVYGIKPMMTHYSAMVDVLGRNGRLLEAYNFTKSMPVEPDAVVWRTLLSACQLHSSKDSHGIGEEVQRKLLALEPRRSGNYVMVANMYSEVGSWEEAAKMRRVMRMEGLKKVAGESCVEVGGRIYRFISGDDDSCIGFDSIAEALNGLNLNMKRTDTVDIIFPIETNVRF from the coding sequence ATGGCTCGGCCCATGAGCGCGAGTGCAACCCACGGCACTCACCACTGCTACCATTCCCTCCTCTCTTCTTGCAGCTCCCACTCCCACCTCCTCCAACTCCACGCCCACCTCCTCACCTCCggcgtcctccgccgccgcacctTCCTCGCCGCCGAGCTCCTCCGCGTCCTCGCGCTCTcccacgcccacgcccacgcccacgcccacgcccaaaccctcctcctccactcccccctcctcctcccctcgcGCTCCGCTTGGAACCTCCTCATCCGCGCCCGCGCCCAAGCGGACTCACCCTCCCGCGCGCTCGGCCTCTTCCTCCTCATGCGCCGCCGCGGCCTCCGCCCCAACGAGCTCAACCTCCCCTTCGTCCTCAAATCCTGCGCCCAACTCCGCGACCTCCGATCCGGCGCCCAGGCCCACGCCGACGCCGTGAAGAACGGGGTCGATTTCGTCGTCTACGTGCAGAACACCCTCATGCTGCTCTACGGGTCGTGTGCCCGTTTGGGTGACGCTCGTAAGGTGTTCGACGATATGCCCCTCAGAACCGTGGTCTCGTGGAACACCATGTTATCCGCCTGCGTCGATAATTCGACGCCCGAGGAGTGCATCAGATTGTTTTTCCGGATGGTGGACTCCGGGTTCGAGCTGGATCAGCCCACGTTCCTCGTCCTGCTCTCGGCCTGCGCCGAGCTCGGGTGCTTGACTTTCGGAAAGTGGATTCACGGCCAGATATTACAAATTGAGAGAGAGTTCACTCTTCAGTTAGGCACCGCCCTTGTCAACATGTACGCCAAATGCGGGGCGATAACATACGCCCGCCGCTTATTCGAGAAGATGTCAGTGAGGAACGTGTGGACGTGGAGCGCCATGATTCTCGGGTTCGCTCAGCACGGCGCCCCGGAAGAAGCTCTTACGCTTTTCTCGCAGATGAAGAACACTTCCGTCGAACCCAATTACGTGACCTTCCTGGGCGTTATTTGTGCTTGCTCGCATGCGGGCTTGGCGGATGAGGCGTATCGACTCTTCCATGAAATGGAGCATGTATACGGTATCAAGCCGATGATGACACACTACAGCGCCATGGTCGATGTACTAGGTCGCAACGGTCGCCTTCTTGAAGCTTACAACTTTACTAAAAGCATGCCCGTTGAGCCTGACGCGGTTGTATGGAGAACTCTGCTAAGCGCTTGCCAGTTACATAGTTCCAAAGATAGTCACGGAATCGGGGAAGAGGTGCAAAGAAAGCTGCTAGCATTGGAGCCCAGACGGAGCGGGAACTACGTGATGGTCGCAAATATGTATTCAGAGGTCGGCTCATGGGAGGAGGCTGCGAAGATGAGGCGAGTGATGAGAATGGAGGGGTTGAAGAAGGTAGCGGGGGAGAGTTGCGTCGAAGTGGGAGGGAGGATTTATCGGTTTATTTCCGGGGATGATGATTCTTGTATTGGTTTTGACAGTATCGCGGAGGCActgaatggattgaacttgaacATGAAAAGAACGGACACTGTTGATATAATTTTTCCAATCGAAACGAACGTACGATTTTGA
- the LOC109724482 gene encoding pentatricopeptide repeat-containing protein At3g47530: protein MALPRLLRPNPSLSTLRHYQPPHPRLLLHSSIIPLISSSSSSSKTHLLQIHAHLLRTSLLFHDISISSAFLSRAAAHSASYSLRLFDQIPRPTIFHCNAMLRALSESASPEQTLVFFKRMQDLGVRGNPFSSSFVLKACVRTSSFSLGKQVHGRILRRGHHSDSLLLTNLIGIYDSCGSASDARKVFDEMAEKDTVAWNVLISCYARNRRTKDALHLFDEMRDPKYGAEPDDVTCLLLLQACANLGALDFGERIREFAEEHGYIDALNVRNSLIAMYSKCGCANKAYRVFCDMPQKNVVSWSAMISGLAVNGFGRDAIEAFREMLNVGVAPDEQTFTGVLSACSHSGLVEEGLRFFDMMKFEYGLVPNVCHYGCIVDLMGRAGLLDRAYGLIVREMGVTPDATIWRTLLGACRIHGHVDLGERVISHLIELKAQQAGDYVLLLNIYASAGKWEKVAEVRRLMKDKGIQTTPGCSSIEVSGEVHEFVADDDLHPRKAEIYEKLEEICKQLKIAGYVADVASELHDLDMEGKESALSYHSEKLAIAFGVLVTPPGRTLRIAKNLRICADCHNFMKVFSGVYNRPVIVRDRSRFHHFKEGHCSCNDYW from the coding sequence ATGGCACTACCTCGTCTTCTTCGCCCAAATCCCTCCCTCTCCACTCTCCGCCATTACCAACCCCCCCATCCTCGCCTCCTCCTACACTCCTCCATCATTCCTCTCatatcctcctcctcttcctcctccaagACCCACCTCCTCCAAATCCACGCCCACCTCCTCCGCACCTCCCTCCTCTTCCACGACATTTCCATCTCCTCCGCCTTCTTATCCCGCGCCGCCGCGCACTCCGCCTCCTACTCCCTCCGCCTCTTCGACCAAATCCCTCGCCCCACCATTTTCCACTGCAACGCCATGTTACGAGCCCTCTCCGAGAGCGCCTCCCCGGAGCAAACCCTCGTCTTCTTCAAGCGCATGCAGGACCTCGGCGTCCGCGGTaaccccttctcctcctccttcgttCTCAAGGCTTGCGTGAGAACCTCTTCGTTCTCTCTTGGGAAACAGGTCCACGGTAGGATTTTGCGACGTGGGCACCACTCCGATTCCCTCCTCCTTACCAATCTAATAGGTATTTACGACTCGTGCGGGAGCGCAAGCGACGCGCGcaaggtgttcgacgaaatggcCGAGAAGGACACCGTCGCGTGGAACGTTTTGATCTCTTGCTACGCGCGAAACCGACGAACTAAAGATGCTTTGCATCTGTTTGACGAAATGCGGGACCCGAAATATGGGGCCGAACCGGATGATGTCACCTGCCTGCTCCTGCTTCAAGCATGCGCGAACTTGGGAGCGCTTGATTTCGGCGAGCGGATACGTGAGTTTGCCGAGGAACATGGTTATATCGATGCATTGAATGTGAGGAATTCGCTTATCGCCATGTACTCAAAATGCGGGTGTGCCAATAAGGCGTACCGAGTGTTCTGTGACATGCCTCAAAAGAACGTTGTTAGCTGGAGTGCGATGATTTCTGGTTTGGCAGTGAATGGGTTCGGAAGAGACGCCATCGAAGCATTTCGAGAGATGCTAAATGTGGGCGTCGCTCCTGATGAGCAGACGTTTACAGGGGTCCTCTCGGCTTGCAGTCATAGTGGGCTGGTCGAAGAAGGACTGAGATTCTTTGACATGATGAAATTTGAGTATGGTCTGGTCCCGAATGTATGTCACTACGGGTGCATCGTCGATCTAATGGGCCGAGCTGGGTTGCTCGATCGTGCTTATGGTCTTATAGTAAGAGAGATGGGTGTCACGCCAGATGCCACAATTTGGAGAACTCTGCTTGGAGCTTGTAGGATTCATGGTCATGTCGACCTTGGAGAGCGTGTAATCTCTCACCTAATTGAATTAAAGGCACAACAAGCTGGGGATTACGTTCTGTTATTGAATATCTATGCATCCGCAGGAAAATGGGAGAAGGTTGCAGAAGTTCGGAGGTTAATGAAGGACAAAGGAATTCAAACTACTCCTGGCTGTAGCTCGATAGAAGTGAGCGGTGAGGTCCATGAATTTGTTGCGGACGATGATTTGCACCCGCGAAAAGCCGAGATTTACGAGAAGCTTGAGGAGATATGTAAGCAGCTAAAGATTGCGGGATACGTAGCAGATGTGGCTTCCGAGTTGCACGATTTGGATATGGAGGGGAAGGAGAGTGCTTTGTCTTATCATAGTGAGAAGTTGGCCATTGCTTTTGGTGTTCTCGTGACCCCACCGGGCAGAACATTGAGAATCGCGAAGAACCTTCGTATTTGTGCTGACTGCCACAATTTCATGAAGGTGTTTTCTGGCGTTTATAATCGGCCGGTGATTGTTAGGGATAGGAGCCGGTTCCATCATTTCAAAGAGGGTCATTGTTCTTGTAACGACTATTGGTAG
- the LOC109724123 gene encoding extracellular ribonuclease LE-like, which produces MRSPSLLSLALLLLAAVVCNAQDFDFFYFVLQWPGSYCDTRQSCCYPTSGKPPADFGIHGLWPNYNDGSYPSNCDPDSPFDESKISDLIGRMRTNWPTLACPSNDGVKFWGHEWEKHGTCAESILDEHSYFQTALNLKNQLNLLQTLQNAGIEPDGGYYSLSSIKEAIKEGTGYTPFIECNVDESRNSQLYQVYFCVDTSGSQLIECPVFPRGRCDSRIEFPAF; this is translated from the exons ATGAGGAGCCCATCCCTTCTCTCTTTGGCCCTACTGCTTCTCGCAGCAGTTGTGTGTAATGCACAAGATTTCGACTTCTTCTACTTCGTTCTACAG TGGCCGGGGTCTTACTGCGATACTAGGCAGAGTTGTTGTTATCCGACCTCCGGCAAGCCGCCCGCGGACTTCGGCATCCACGGGCTTTGGCCAAACTACAACGATGGATCGTACCCGTCCAACTGCGACCCCGATAGCCCCTTCGATGAATCGAag aTAAGCGACCTGATAGGGCGAATGCGAACGAATTGGCCGACCCTCGCATGCCCGAGCAACGATGGCGTGAAGTTTTGGGGGCATGAGTGGGAGAAGCACGGCACCTGCGCCGAGTCCATCCTCGACGAGCACAGCTACTTCCAAACTGCTCTTAACCTCAAGAACCAGTTGAACCTTCTCCAAACTTTACAAAATGCAG GGATCGAGCCGGACGGTGGATACTACAGTTTGAGCAGCATCAAAGAGGCTATAAAAGAAGGAACTGGTTACACCCCATTCATCGAATGCAATGTCGACGAGTCGCGGAACAGCCAATTGTATCAGGTTTACTTCTGTGTGGACACTTCAGGTTCCCAGCTCATTGAGTGCCCAGTATTTCCCAGAGGAAGATGCGATTCAAGGATTGAGTTCCCTGCTTTTTAG
- the LOC109725359 gene encoding amino acid transporter ANTL1-like — MICCYTGLLLQRCMKADPRIRTYPDIGEFAFGYLGRIFVSVFMYLELYLVAIGFLILEGDNLDKLFPDTKLIVGTVSIASKQLFVMLVALIILPTTWLRSLSVLAYVSAGGVLASVIVVFSVLWAATVDGVGFGERGRFLNLSSLPTALGLYTFCYGGHAVFPTLCTSMKDKSKFSKVLLLCFITCTLNYGSMAILGYLMYGDSVNSQVTLNLPTGKLSSKVAIYTTLINPFSKYALMIAPVATAIEERLITVNKRSPTLLIRSLVVLSTVVIALTIPFFGSLMALIGSLLSIIVSMMLPCICYIKIFGASQVRKVELVLISGILLTGTLVAITGTYASLKEIILQL, encoded by the exons ATGATCTGTTGCTACACCGGCCTGCTCCTTCAACGGTGCATGAAAGCCGACCCGAGAATCCGAACCTATCCGGACATCGGCGAGTTCGCATTTGGCTACTTGGGAAGGATATTCGTGTCGGTCTTCATGTACTTGGAGCTGTACCTCGTCGCGATCGGGTTCTTGATACTAGAGGGTGACAACTTGGATAAGTTGTTCCCCGACACTAAGCTTATCGTCGGAACTGTCAGCATCGCGAGTAAGCAGTTGTTTGTCATGCTAGTTGCGCTTATAATCTTGCCGACTACTTGGCTGCGGAGTCTCAGCGTGCTTGCTTATGTCTCGGCCGGAGGGGTTCTTGCCTCAGTTATTGTTGTGTTCTCCGTGCTGTGGGCTGCGACGGTTGATGGGGTTGGATTCGGTGAAAGAGGGAGGTTCTTGAACTTGAGCAGTCTGCCGACCGCTCTAGGGCTTTACACATTCTGTTACGGCGGCCATGCCGTGTTTCCGACGCTATGCACTTCGATGAAGGATAAGAGTAAGTTCTCAAAG GTGTTACTGCTATGCTTTATTACATGCACTCTTAACTACGGATCGATGGCAATTTTGGGCTACCTCATGTACGGCGACAGTGTAAACTCTCAAGTGACTTTGAATCTCCCTACAGGAAAGCTTAGCTCGAAGGTAGCAATATACACCACACTAATCAATCCGTTCTCCAAGTATGCCTTGATGATTGCCCCGGTCGCAACTGCAATCGAAGAAAGATTGATCACGGTCAACAAGAGATCTCCTACGCTGTTGATTCGAAGCCTCGTGGTTCTTAGCACCGTGGTTATAGCCTTAACCATCCCGTTCTTCGGCTCGCTTATGGCGCTCATTGGCTCATTACTAAGCATCATAGTGTCTATGATGCTGCCCTGTATATGCTACATCAAGATATTTGGCGCGTCACAAGTTCGGAAGGTCGAGCTAGTACTCATCTCGGGGATTTTGTTGACGGGTACTTTGGTTGCTATAACCGGTACTTACGCTTCGCTGAAGGAGATTATTCTTCAACTCTGA